The Melitaea cinxia chromosome 21, ilMelCinx1.1, whole genome shotgun sequence genome has a window encoding:
- the LOC123663947 gene encoding uncharacterized protein LOC123663947, translated as MAQKRERSVNFSREEVDTLIKLVEKNKLVIENKKSDAVTWAEKERCWKSIEIDFNSASGVTFRSAKTLRLKYEGIKRDTRKKSALIRAETYQTGGGPSSAPVLTPSEVKVKEMILLSIDGMDSKFDSDHLPNTVVSVAIIYINKRPELSITTIFFITVSFSPSQNTCSSSGLGTVDTEKLILNIQNQDDIVTCPSVESEEVQCIENNIKETPVRPLKRSLFDHLESNSEGDENNKRWSQWKPASLKSKKHPALCIPKPKKPFERVAESKLEIIELQKTILEEELINNRKKFSFEEKEMEQRQKEWEEQKKRWNFEEEERQHKRELWALEKELILKKIKE; from the exons atggcTCAAAAACGCGAAAGAAGTGTCAATTTTTCCCGAGAAGAAGTCGACACTTTAATAAAGTTGGTGGAAAAGAATAAACTtgttattgaaaacaaaaagagTGATGCGGTAACGTGGGCCGAAAAAGAACGTTGCTGGAAATCAATTGAAATTGATTTCAACTCTGCTAGTGGCGTTACTTTTCGTAGTGCTAAAACATTACGTCTAAAATATGAGGGCATCAAGCGAGACACCAGGAAGAAGTCGGCATTAATACGGGCCGAGACTTATCAAACTGGAGGAGGTCCAAGTTCAGCGCCTGTCTTGACTCCCAGTGAAGTCAAAGTAAAAGAAATGATTTTGTTGTCAATTGATGGCATGGACAGCAAATTCGATTCAGATCACCTACCAAATACAGTGG TGTCCGttgctattatatatattaataagagGCCCGAGCTCAGCATTAccaccatattttttattacagtgtCCTTTTCACCATCACAAAATACTTGCAGCTCTTCTGGTCTTGGTACAGTGGACACAgaaaaacttatattaaatatacaaaatcaaGATG ATATCGTGACTTGCCCTTCTGTTGAATCAGAAGAGGTACAATgtattgaaaacaatattaaggAAACACCTGTTCGTCCGTTGAAACGATCGTTgt TTGACCATCTTGAAAGTAATTCAGAAGGAGATGAAAACAATAAGAGATGGTCTCAGTGGAAGCCTGCatctttaaaatcaaaaaagcaCCCAGCTTTGT gTATACCAAAACCTAAAAAACCCTTTGAGAGAGTAGCAGAATCTAAATTAGAAATTATTGAACTACAGAAGACAATTCTTGAAGAGGAattgataaataatagaaaGAAATTTAGCTTTGAAGAAAAAGAAATGGAGCAACGACAGAAAGAATGGGAGGAACAAAAAAAGAGGTGGAACTTTGAAGAAGAAGAAAGGCAACACAAGAGGGAATTATGGGCCTTggaaaaagaattaatattaaaaaaaataaaagaataa